CAGGGGAGGCGAAGAGGGCAACCAGAAGAGAAGGCGAAGATGATCGAGGTAGTTCTCAACGATCGGCTCGGGAAGAAGGTCCGGGTGAAATGCAACGAAGATGACACCATCGGCGACCTCAAGAAGCTGGTGGCGGCGCAGACCGGCACCCGAGCTGACAAGATCCGCATCCAGAAGTGGTACAACATCTACAAGGATCACATCACCCTCAAGGACTACGAGATCCACGACGGCATGGGTCTCGAGCTCTACTACAACTAAGCTACGGTAAAGGTGCCCTCTTcgtttgttgctgttgttgttttAAGATTGCTAATAATTCTTACCTGTTTGCGATAAAGATTGACATGTGATTTGATCAAGTCTGCTATtaattaaagaattattattaattcTTACCTGTATTTATCGCAAACTTTGCTAATAATTCTGATGATCAAATCATAGTTTCAATCATCAGAATTAGAGAAATACATGTGATTCTTTGCACAGATTGACTGATGGTTTGTACTATTAGGACTTTGCTTTGTATAGCGGATAATTCCAAATTTAGGGTTGCTTAGGGACTAGAAGTAGACATTATTAAAAACTAATGGATTGAAAAATTCTATAAGTTTTAATTTAGTATTCTATTTGGTATTACTATTATCTAATGTCTTTGTTATCTTTATCTTAAACTTCCTGTTTGCCATGgatgttatgcacttcatgtccATCTCCATGAGTTTAAGCCACTAGTTAGGTATCATTTTCCCCCATAGATGTACGCCATGAAATTGTGATTGGAAGGGGAAAACTGTGAagtgatgattttttttatacttgAATAAAGAAACTAGTTAGACAAGCCCTTGTTAATTCACATTTTTAGACTAACATGACATTTGAGGTTTAGTTTTTGTGATCTTCTCCAAGCTTCCATTTTTTTATGGTGTAAAAGCACCTCAGGAGTTTCTATCTAAGTTAATAAACAAGGTTTAGTTGTTTGTGATCTTCTCCGAGCTTCCATTTTTTTTTATGGTGTAAAAGTGCCTCAGGAGTTTTCTAAGTTAATAAACAGGCACCTTCTTTTCAAACTTCGAAACATGCTAATGCCTATTATTTAGGTTTCTTAGTTTTTCCACCAACATCCAAGATCTTCTGACCTATGTCTACCTAGGCTTGCAAGAACTTGGCAGCATCTCTCTATGCATATGTGAGATTgagtttttctatttttgtaagctTAATTGCAGAAGAAGTAGTGATTATTTTTTACTTGTTGCTGGATCTTAATTTCCTTGCCATGACTCTTCTTTGGCTAGAAATCTCTTCAATATGCAACCCATGTTATTGTATGTCGTCTAGTACTCAAAGACTCAAAGTAGAGCTTAACTTCTGCATTTCATGCTCCTTGACGGGCCTAGATTTCTTGTGTTGGTAATCCATCTCTGAGATGGGCCAAACTTAAATCTTTTCACTCCATTGAATTGCATTTCTGACTGTAACACATCTTTATCCACATTTTTTTGGCCTACAACACTGCAAAAATCCTTTGCACCGTTGCATCGCACTCAGGCATTTACTAGAATATCATATACTATTCAGCTTTTAACAAATGTATCATATCATGTCAGGTTTAACATATCTATCATAAACTATCATAAGTTATATCAAATATTCAAATCTGTCACACTTTTGTATTTTCTCTCCATTGAGTGTCGAATGATGACATGgaaatattattaattcaatCAAAACGATATTCATCACATCAAAATTAGATAAACAATATTCAACGACTTGTGAGTTGTGACTCAACTTCTTGCTTTGTTGCTGTGTATTGTAGAGAATAGCAGCTAAATAATAGGAAGTCTAGATCATTTCTCTAGATGGTCCACCCCAAATAGTTAACATAAATATGACTTGATGAGGATGATGATGCATCATGGTCCAGTACTGGTAGATGTGATTGAAAAGGGCGATAGCTTTTGGCTGCTAAATTAGATGCTGCCTGGCCTGTACTTTGGAGTTAGCTTTCCTGATTCTCTCAATTTGTTGAAATCTAGCAAATCAATTGCCACGGCTCTTTCTCATCTGAGGGGATCTGTCTATAAAATGAGACTCCTAACAAAATTACATATGGAGCTCTATCATGTTGTACATCTTCTGAGTCACTGTTCTTTTTTTCCCTCCATATGTTCTATCCTAGTAAACAGACTTTTATTGATTTAGTAAAGTGATGATGCTTCTGAATGTGTTCTAGTTTTTGAAGTATTGGCTTACTCTTTCTTTGTGAAGTCAGCAGCTAATTGTGTCTTCATTTAAAGATGATTTATGTAATTTCTACTTTTCAGATAAAATATattgtttgtttcttcttctctttctccttttttgTAGCTTGATCCTATGTCCTGACAAGTGCTCTCAACGCAGGTTAGTATATGAATATGGATCCGAACCATTGGCTGGATCAATGATATGATCTTTAGCACAACTATATGATGCCAATACACTTTCATCTCCATAACTAACTGCTATAGTGCCACACCATCTGCTAGCGTGCAAAAAACTCATCCTGTATGGAATAATATTAGACATTGAAACCAATGCTTGATCTTTGGATTTCTTTGTGACCTTTACTGCAATTTGTGCCATGTATTAGAGCGCCTGCTGTGTCACTGTTTAGATCTTGTTCATCGTATTAATGAAGTAAAAGATGATCTCCTCCACTATCCCCCAAGGCCATgtggaagggaggtaaatcatggttCAAGGCCACCGTTCTAATCAATCTGCATTGAATGAGAACGTTTCAGGAATATGATACTATCAATGACCGTTCTAATAGATGATGATGTGCAAGTTAAATATCCAAAAAAAAGAATAATTGTGAAATATGAAAATCTCAATCTGAAATTTAAATTTGTAACTGGGGCTCGGTGCAATTATATCTGAAATCTGAATAATTGTGAATTTTTtagggaagaaaaaaaatacatgatATGGATATTGCCGCTGCCGTTGTGCCGTTGGGGGACAGGGGGATCCACACCACCGCCGCCTCCTCGCGTTGGCTGACACTACCTCTCTCCTTCACGCTGAGCACTGCCTC
This window of the Zingiber officinale cultivar Zhangliang chromosome 3B, Zo_v1.1, whole genome shotgun sequence genome carries:
- the LOC122055627 gene encoding ubiquitin-like protein 5, whose product is MIEVVLNDRLGKKVRVKCNEDDTIGDLKKLVAAQTGTRADKIRIQKWYNIYKDHITLKDYEIHDGMGLELYYN